ACGGTGTCGCGGTCGGCTCGGCCCACATGTCGTGGATCGACACCCCGCTGGTGCAGGACGCCAAGAAGGACCTCTCGGCGTTCGCCGACATGATCGCCACGCTCCCGCCGCCGCTCAACCGCACCACCGACGTGCAGACCTGCGTCGACGCCTTCGTCGCCGGCATCGCGCAGCGCTCGCGCCACGTCTACGTGCCGGGCTGGGTCGGCGCGATCGCCAAGTCCCGCACGCTGCTCAACTCCGCGTTCGGCGACCGCCCGACGCTCCAGCAGGCGGCGACCTCGGTCAAGCGCATGGACGAGGAGGTGCGCCACCTGGGCCGGTCGACCAGCGAGCGCAACCTGGACTCCCTCCACGAGGCCGAGCAGGCGGGGAGGGTCTGAGGTGGCACGACGCACCGCCGAGCGCCTCGACCTGGTCGTCGTCGGCGCCGGCCTCTCCGGCATCGGGGCGGCCCACCACTTCTCGACCGCGTTCCCCGACCGGTCCTACGCGGTCCTCGAGGGGCGCGGGGCCATGGGCGGCACGTGGGACCTGTTCCGCTACCCCGGCGTGCGGTCGGACTCCGACATGGTGACGCTGGGCTACTCGTTCCGGCCGTGGACCGACCCGACGACGATGGCCGGGGGCGACGCGATCCGTGACTACATCCGCGACACCGCGCGGGAAGGCGGCATCGACGGTCACGTCCGCTACCACCACCGCGTCCTCGCGGCCGACTGGTCCTCCGAGGACGGGGAGTGGCGCCTGACCGTCGAGCGCGGCGCTCCCGACGAGGAGCCGGTGACCGAGGAGATCCGGGCCAGCTTCCTGATGGGGTGCACCGGCTACTACCGCTACGACCAGGGCTACACCCCCGAGCTCCCCGGCCAGGACGACTTCCGCGGGCAGCTGGTCCACCCGCAGCACTGGCCCGAGGACCTCGACTACACCGGCAAGCGCGTCGTGGTCATCGGGTCGGGGGCCACCGCGATCACGCTGGTGCCCGCGCTGACCGACCGCGCGGAGCACGTCACGATGCTGCAGCGCACGCCGACGTACATCACCTCGCTGCCGGCGGAGGACCCCTTCTTCACCTCGCGCCTGGGCCGCGCCCTGCCCGAGGGACTGCGCTACCGCGTGGCGCGGACGAAGAACGTCGTGCTGCAGTCGTTCTTCTACCAGCTGGCGCGCAGGCGGCCCGACACCGTGCGCGCCATGCTCCGCAAGGCCACCATGCGGCAGGTGCCCGACGTGGACGTCGACACCCACTTCAACCCGCCCTACAACCCCTGGGACCAGCGACTGTGCGTCGTGCCCGGTGGTGACCTCTTCCGCGCGCTGCGCAAGGAGAAGGCCTCGGTCGTCACCGACCGCATCGCCCGCCTCGACGCCACCGGGATCCTGCTGGAGTCCGGCGAGCACCTCGAGGCCGACATCGTCGTCACCGCAACCGGGCTCAACCTGCTGGCCTTCGGCGGCATCGACGTGCGCGTCGACGGCAAGCCGGTCGACCTCCCCCAGACGATGGTCTACCGCGGGGCGATGCTCAGCGGGGTGCCCAACTTCGCCTTCGTGGTGGGCTACACCAACGCCTCGTGGACCCTCAAGGCCGACCTGGTGTGCGGCTACGTCATGCGCCTCCTCGGGCACATGCAGCGCGCCGGGCAGGCCGTGGTGACCCCGACCAGGGAGCCCGACGTGGAGGAGGCGCCGTTCCTGGACTTCGCCTCGGGCTACGTGCAGCGCTCGGTCGCGGACTTCCCCCGCCAGGGGTCGAGGGAGCCGTGGAAGCTCCGGCAGAACTACTTCTACGACGCCTGGAAGCTGGGGCGGGCGTCCTTCGAGGACAGCGCCCTGAGCTTCTCCAACCCCTCCCACGAGCCCGACCCGGAGTCCAGCCTCACGCGCTGAGCAGCGGCAGGGACGCCGGGTCGACCGGTTGCCAGGTCGTCGGCGGCAGTGCGTTCTCGAGCACGCCTGCCACGACCGTGGCGAGGCCGATCTCGGGGTCGGCGGCCCGGGCGCGGTCCACGGCGCACCAGGCCAGGGCGCCGTCGCCGTCGAGCCAGGCGGCGAACGCGAGCATCGCGCTGACCGGCCCACGGTGGCCGTCGGGCGCCAGCCGGGCCAGCGCGCGCCACAGCGGCACCTGCGCGCGTGCGGTGGGCAGGGTCACCTCGGCGAGGACCACGTCGCGAGCCGCCGGCACGGCCAGCACCCGCAGCAGCCGTGCGGTGTCCTCGGCCGTGGGCCAGCGGGGCACCTCGACGGGGTGGCCGACCCGGTGGCGGACCCAGGCCGCGGCCCACTGCGCCTCCGCGCGCAGCGCGCCCCGGCCGGTCAGGGCCGCCAGCCCGTCGAGGGCGTCGGCGACCGCCTCGACCAGCTCGGGCGAGGCGGGGTCGAGGCTCGCCGCCAGCTCCTCGCGGTCGGCGTAGGTCACCCTCCCCTCCGCCACGGACTCGGCGGTGAGCGCGTGGACGTCGAGGTCGTAGGGCTCGCCTGCGGTGGCGTCGGACCAGCCCGCGTCACCCGGCAGCAGCGGGAACCAGTGGGTGCCGTCGGCCCGGAAGACGTGGGCCACCGGCACGTGCCGGTCGGCGAGCTCCTCGAGCAGCGACTCGGCGGAGAGCGCCGCCCAGAGGGGGTCGTCGGTGTAGGCCACGACGACCGCGAGCACCGAGCCGTTGACGCTCACCGCGTCGGCGAGCGTGCGGGCGCACTCGCGCGCCTCGTCGGCGTCGCCGCTGAGGTCGGCGCGACCGGTCATGGGCCTGCCGTGCGCGCCCACCCCGATCACGACCAGGGAGTCGTGCGGGTGGAAGCCCAGGCTGTAGGGCACGAAGGCGAGCACGTCGGCCTCGGTGCGCAGCCGGAGGGCACGCGGGGGCCGGGTGGCAGGGACGTCACGGGCGTCACGGGGGTCGGGGTCCTGCGGGTCCAGGGGAAAGGTCGTCATGGCCCCATCCCAGGCCCTCTCGTCGTCGTACGGCGGCCCGTCGCCGCGCGCTGGGGAGCTCTCGCTCCTCTGCCGGCCTGGGGACACGACCCGGCCCGGCCCCCGGGTGGTCGGCGAGGTCGGTGGCGGCGGCGATGATGGACCGGTGCGTGCCGAGCCGACGATCCTCCACGTCGACCTCGACGCGTTCTTCGCCGCGATCGAGCAGCGCGACAAGCCGTCGCTGCGGGGCAAGCCGGTCGTGGTCGGGGGGACGGGCGGGCGCGGCGTGGTCGCCACGGCGTCCTACGAGGCCCGGGTCTTCGGGGTGCACTCGGCGATGTCGACCCGGGAGGCGCGGTCGCGGTGCCCGCACGCGGCGTACCTCTCCGGACGCCACCACGTCTACCGCGAGGTCAGCCGGCTGATCATGGCCGAGCTCCGCGGGCTGTCGCCGCTGGTCGAGCCGCTGAGCGTCGACGAGGCCTTCGTCGACCTCGCGGCCGGCGACCTGCCGGGCACCGATCCCGACTCGCTCGCGCAGGTCGGCCAGGCCCTCAAGGACCGCATCCACGAGGTGACCGGCGGCCTCACCGCGTCGGTGGGCATCGCCTCGTCCAAGCTGGTCGCCAAGATCGCCAGCGACCTCGACAAGCCCGACGGCCTGGTCGTGGTGCCCGCCGGCACCGAGGCCGAGCTGATCGGGCCGATGCCGGTGCGGGTCATCCCCGGCGTGGGCCCGGCCACCGGCGAGCGCCTGCGCCGCGTGGGCGTCACGACGGTGGAGGACCTGCGCCGGATCTCCCAGGACGAGCTGGTCCGCCTGGTCGGGCAGGCCCACGGCAACGGGCTGTTCGCGCTCTGCCGGGCCGAGGACGACCGTCCGGTCGTCGCCGAGCGGGAGGCCAAGTCGGTCAGCAACGAGGACACCTACGACACCGACCTGGTCGACAAGCGGCTGCTCGAGGGACTGCTCACCAAGCAGGCCCGCGGCGTCGCCGAGCGGCTGCGCAAGGCGCGGCTGTCGGGGCGCACGGTGAGCATCAAGGTGCGGCTGCACGACTTCACCACCCACTCGCGCTCCACCACGCTGCCCTCCCCCACCGACGACCCGGCGACGATCGGCCGGCTCGCCCGTGCGCTGCTCGCCGAGGTCGACACCTCCGAGGGGGTCCGCCTGCTCGGGGTGGGGGTCTCGGGACTCGCCGACTGGATCCAGGAGGACCTGTTCGCGCTGGAGGAGGAGTCGGCCGAGCCCGAGTCCGAGGAGGTCGACGCCGCAGTCGTCCGGCGTCGTGCCGGGTGGTCTCCGGGCATGGACGTCGAGCACACCGAGCACGGGCCCGGTTGGGTCTGGGGGTCCGGGGTCGGCCGGGTCACGGTCCGCTTCGAGACCGCCGCGACCGGTCCGGGGCCGGTGCGCACCTTCGCCGACGACGACCCGGCGCTGAGTCCTCTGCGCCGGCCCTCAGCGGAGGACGAGGCGGACTGAGTCCCCCGGCCTGAGCTGGGCGCAGCGCGCCAGGTCCTCCGGCTCGACCACGCACGGCACCGGGTAGCCACCGGTCACCGGGTGGTCGCGCAGGAACACCACCGGCTGCCCGTCCGGCGGCACCTGCACCGACCCCAGCACCATCCCCTCGCTGGGCAGCTCGTCGGTGCGCACCCGCTCGACCGCCGTCCCGCGGAGCCGCAGCCCGACCCGGTCCGAGTCGGGAGCGACCTCGTAGGTCGCGTCGACCAGCCCACGCAGGTCGCACCAGTCGAGCCGTGGTCCCGGCCGGCAACGCAGCACGGTCACCTCGTCGGGCACGTCCGGCCACACCTCGACCCCGCCCACCACGCCGTACGACGGCCCGAGGGCGAGCAGGTCGCCCTCGGCCAGCGGGGCGGGCCCGATCCCGGAGAGCGTGTCGGTCGACCGGGATCCGAGCACCTCGGGGACCCGGAGCCCGCCGCCGACCGCGACGTAGGCGCGCAGCCCGCTGGCCGGCGTACCGAGTCGCAGGCGCGAGCCGGCGGGCACCGACACGGCGCACCCGAACCCGGCGCCGGACCCGTCCACGGTGACCGGGCAGGCGGCGCCGGTCACCGCGACGGTCAGGGCGGAGCCGCAGGTCAGGACGAGCCCGCCGAAGAGGTTCTCCAGGACCGCCTCGGCCTCGTCGTTGCCGACCAGTCGGTTGGCCAGCCGGGCCGCACGCGGGTCGAGCCAGCCCGAGCGGGGCACGCCGAGGTGGGCCAGGCCGGGCCGGCCGTCGTCCTGGACCGTGGTGAGCACCCCCGGGTCGAGGACACGGACCTGCCTCACCGCACCTCCACGAACCGCACCCGCGTTCCAGGGCTGAGCAGGGCCGGTGGGTCGGCAGCGGGGTCCCACAGCACGAGGTCGGTGCGTCCCAGCAGCAGCCAGCCACCGGGGCTGGCCCGCGGGTAGACGCCGGTGAACTCGCCGGCCACCGCCACGGACCCGGCCGGCACGCGGGGGCGCGGCGAGTCGCGGCGCGGCACGCTGTGCCGCTCGGCCATCCCGGAGAGGTAGGCGAAGCCGGGCGCGAACCCGCAGAACGCCACCACGAGGTCCAGGCCGGTGTGCGTCGCGACGACCTCCTGGCGGGTCATGTCCCAGTGCCGGGCCACCACGTCCAGGTCCTCCCCGTCGTAGACGGTCGGCACCTCGACCCGGCCACCGCCACTCGAGGGCCCGTCGGCCCGCGCCGCCGCGACCGCCTCGACCAGCGCCTCGGCGCCCATCCCCCGCAGGCCGTCGACCAGGACGGTCCGCGCCGCCGGGACCACGTCCGCGGCGCTCGCCCCCGCCGCGGCCAGCGCCGCGGTGACCGCGGCGTAGGCCCGCGGCACGTCGTCGACCTCGAGCAGGAACGACGAGCCGCCGCACGGCAGCACCCGCACGCTCACAGAAACCCTCGAAGTGCGAACCCGGCCCCGAGCAGCGCCGCCCGCACGGCCCGGGCCGCCTCCACCGCGGTCGGCCCGTCGCCGTGCACGCACACCGAGTGGACGTCGGCGGCGAGCCCGACCGCGCGCCGGGCGATCTCCTCCGGCTCCTCGACCAGAGCGCCGGGCTGGTCGCGCGGCACCAGCCGGACGACCCCACCCTGCGGCTCGAGGTAGCCGCGGTCCGGGAAGCCCTCGGTGTACGTCGCCCGGCCGGCCTCGGCGGCCAGCCGCAGCAGCGCGCCGCCCGGCAGCCCCAGCACCGGCAGGTCGCCCGACCCGTCGAGCACGGCGGCGGCCTGCTCCTCGTGGTCGACCACGCGGTTGTAGAGCGCGCCGTGCGGCTTGACGTAGGAGACCAGCGTCCCGGCCGCCCGGGCGATCTCGTCGAGCAGCCCCACCTGCTCCGCCACCTGCGCCCGCAGCACGTCGTACGCCACGTCGAGGGGGCGCCGGCCGAACCCCTCGCGGTCGTCGTAGGAGACCTGCGCGCCGATCCGCACGCCGGCCTCCGCCGCCCCCTCGCACACGACGCGCATCGTCTCGTCGTCACCGGCGTGGAAGCCGCAGGCGACGTTGGCGCTGGTCACCAGGGCCAGCAGCCCCGCGTCGTCGGTGACGCCTTCCCCGAGGTCGGCGTTGAGGTCCACGGTCCGCCCCGTCGAATGCTCGGTCACGTTCCGATTCTCCCCCTACTAGGCTCGAACGCATGTCGTCTCCCACCCCTACCAAGCCCCCCGTCGCCGACGTCCGCCCGACCGAGCGGACCCACCACGGCGACACGTTCGTCGACGACTACGAGTGGCTGCGGGCCAAGGAGGACCCCGAGGTGATCGCCCACCTCGAGGCCGAGAACGCCTACACCGAGGCCCGCACCGCGCACCTCGCCGACCTGCGGCAGGCGATCTTCGACGAGATCAAGGCCCGCACCCAGGAGACCGACCTGTCGGTGCCGAGCCGGGTGCGCGGCTGGTGGTACTACGGCCGCACGACCGAGGGCCAGCAGTACGGCGTCTCCTGCCGCCGCCCCGTCCTCGACCCCGACGACTGGACCCCGCCGACGATCGACCCGGCGGAGACCCCCGAGGACGAGGAGGTCGTGCTCGACCTCAACGAGCTCGCCGAGGGGCACGAGTTCTTCTCCCTCGGCGCCAGCTCGGTCAGCCGCGACGGGCGGCTGCTGGCCTTCAGCACCGACACCACCGGCGACGAGCGGTTCACCCTCCAGGTCAAGGACCTCACGACCGGGCAGGTGCTGCCCGACCGTCTCGACGACATCGGCTACGGCGCCACCTGGGACCTCTCCGGCGAGCACCTCTTCTACACCGTCGTCGACGAGGCGTGGCGCCCCCACCAGGTCTGGCGGCACCGGCTCGGCACCGACCGGTCCGAGGACGTCCTGGTCCACGACGAGCCCGACGAGCGCTTCTGGGTCTCGGTCGGCCGCACCCGCAGCGACCGCTTCCTGGTGGTCGGGGTCGGCAGCAAGACGACCACGGAGATGCACCTCATCGACGCGACCGACGCCACCGCCCGGCCGCGCTGCGTGGCCCCGCGCCGCCAGGGGGTGGAGTACTCCGTCGAGCACGCGGTCGTCGACGGGACCGACCGCCTGCTGGTCCTGCACAACGACGGCGCCCCCAACTTCGAGCTCGCCTGGGCCCCCGTCGACGCCACCTCCCACGAGCAGTGGGTCCCGCTGCTGCCGCACGACCCCGCCGTACGCCTGGAGGACGTGGACTCGTTCGCCACCCACCACGTCC
This genomic window from Nocardioides marmoribigeumensis contains:
- a CDS encoding flavin-containing monooxygenase — its product is MARRTAERLDLVVVGAGLSGIGAAHHFSTAFPDRSYAVLEGRGAMGGTWDLFRYPGVRSDSDMVTLGYSFRPWTDPTTMAGGDAIRDYIRDTAREGGIDGHVRYHHRVLAADWSSEDGEWRLTVERGAPDEEPVTEEIRASFLMGCTGYYRYDQGYTPELPGQDDFRGQLVHPQHWPEDLDYTGKRVVVIGSGATAITLVPALTDRAEHVTMLQRTPTYITSLPAEDPFFTSRLGRALPEGLRYRVARTKNVVLQSFFYQLARRRPDTVRAMLRKATMRQVPDVDVDTHFNPPYNPWDQRLCVVPGGDLFRALRKEKASVVTDRIARLDATGILLESGEHLEADIVVTATGLNLLAFGGIDVRVDGKPVDLPQTMVYRGAMLSGVPNFAFVVGYTNASWTLKADLVCGYVMRLLGHMQRAGQAVVTPTREPDVEEAPFLDFASGYVQRSVADFPRQGSREPWKLRQNYFYDAWKLGRASFEDSALSFSNPSHEPDPESSLTR
- a CDS encoding DUF4192 domain-containing protein — its product is MTTFPLDPQDPDPRDARDVPATRPPRALRLRTEADVLAFVPYSLGFHPHDSLVVIGVGAHGRPMTGRADLSGDADEARECARTLADAVSVNGSVLAVVVAYTDDPLWAALSAESLLEELADRHVPVAHVFRADGTHWFPLLPGDAGWSDATAGEPYDLDVHALTAESVAEGRVTYADREELAASLDPASPELVEAVADALDGLAALTGRGALRAEAQWAAAWVRHRVGHPVEVPRWPTAEDTARLLRVLAVPAARDVVLAEVTLPTARAQVPLWRALARLAPDGHRGPVSAMLAFAAWLDGDGALAWCAVDRARAADPEIGLATVVAGVLENALPPTTWQPVDPASLPLLSA
- a CDS encoding DNA polymerase IV; protein product: MRAEPTILHVDLDAFFAAIEQRDKPSLRGKPVVVGGTGGRGVVATASYEARVFGVHSAMSTREARSRCPHAAYLSGRHHVYREVSRLIMAELRGLSPLVEPLSVDEAFVDLAAGDLPGTDPDSLAQVGQALKDRIHEVTGGLTASVGIASSKLVAKIASDLDKPDGLVVVPAGTEAELIGPMPVRVIPGVGPATGERLRRVGVTTVEDLRRISQDELVRLVGQAHGNGLFALCRAEDDRPVVAEREAKSVSNEDTYDTDLVDKRLLEGLLTKQARGVAERLRKARLSGRTVSIKVRLHDFTTHSRSTTLPSPTDDPATIGRLARALLAEVDTSEGVRLLGVGVSGLADWIQEDLFALEEESAEPESEEVDAAVVRRRAGWSPGMDVEHTEHGPGWVWGSGVGRVTVRFETAATGPGPVRTFADDDPALSPLRRPSAEDEAD
- a CDS encoding 5-oxoprolinase subunit C family protein; translated protein: MRQVRVLDPGVLTTVQDDGRPGLAHLGVPRSGWLDPRAARLANRLVGNDEAEAVLENLFGGLVLTCGSALTVAVTGAACPVTVDGSGAGFGCAVSVPAGSRLRLGTPASGLRAYVAVGGGLRVPEVLGSRSTDTLSGIGPAPLAEGDLLALGPSYGVVGGVEVWPDVPDEVTVLRCRPGPRLDWCDLRGLVDATYEVAPDSDRVGLRLRGTAVERVRTDELPSEGMVLGSVQVPPDGQPVVFLRDHPVTGGYPVPCVVEPEDLARCAQLRPGDSVRLVLR
- a CDS encoding 5-oxoprolinase subunit B family protein, whose protein sequence is MSVRVLPCGGSSFLLEVDDVPRAYAAVTAALAAAGASAADVVPAARTVLVDGLRGMGAEALVEAVAAARADGPSSGGGRVEVPTVYDGEDLDVVARHWDMTRQEVVATHTGLDLVVAFCGFAPGFAYLSGMAERHSVPRRDSPRPRVPAGSVAVAGEFTGVYPRASPGGWLLLGRTDLVLWDPAADPPALLSPGTRVRFVEVR
- a CDS encoding 5-oxoprolinase subunit PxpA translates to MTEHSTGRTVDLNADLGEGVTDDAGLLALVTSANVACGFHAGDDETMRVVCEGAAEAGVRIGAQVSYDDREGFGRRPLDVAYDVLRAQVAEQVGLLDEIARAAGTLVSYVKPHGALYNRVVDHEEQAAAVLDGSGDLPVLGLPGGALLRLAAEAGRATYTEGFPDRGYLEPQGGVVRLVPRDQPGALVEEPEEIARRAVGLAADVHSVCVHGDGPTAVEAARAVRAALLGAGFALRGFL